Sequence from the Luteibacter aegosomaticola genome:
CGCGGCCGCTGGCCGTCACGCTTCCGCTGAAATCCTTCTTGAAATCGAAGGCACTGGGTGTGCGGAAATCGATGGTGCCGCCGATGGCGTCGCCATCCATGTCCGCCGTGGAAGTCTTGTTGAGCACGATGGTCTGCAAACCCGAAGGCGGCAGCAGGCTGAGCTGCACACTGCGGCTGTACGGCATGCCCTGGGCGACGTTGCTGCCGTTCACCAGGTTCACGTTGTACTCCGACGGCAGGCCACGGACTGAGGCGAACATGCCCTCGCCGCGCGCCGCGCCGTCGATGCCGCCGAAGTAGCCGGTACCGGTCGTGGTGACGTTCACGCCGGACATCAGGCCGAGCGCCTCGGCCACGTTATGCACGGCGGTATTCTGCAGATCCTTGGCGGACAGCACGTCCACGGTGTTCACCGAGTCCATGCGGATGCTCGTGGCTTCATAGCGATTGGCCACGACGCTCAGCGCCTTCATCTGCACGGCCTTGTCTTTCTCCGCCTTGTCCTTCTCGCTCTTGGCCGGTGGATCGGCCGGCGCCGGCGCCTGCTGTGCAAAGGCGTTCGACCCCATCAGGCCGAACGCCGTACACACGGCAAGAACAAGCGTTTTCTTCGTCAGAACATGATTGGTACGCACAGGTCACCCCACCCCGAAAGTGTCGTTAGCAGACAACACGTAGCCCTCCGCCACGCGATGCGGAACATGCTGACCAGCGACCTTTCGAGAACCTGTAGGAGTGCGCTTGCGCGCGATGGATTCGCCGCAAGGCATGGATCGCGTGCAAGCACGCTCCTACGAGGGCTGCGAAGCCCTATGGCAAAAGGATGGGCCGATCAGGCGAACGGATCAGCGGGTGTGGCGCGGCGGCGAATAGCCGGCAAGCGACTTGCCCCGCGAACGCAGGGCGCTGAGCTTGGCGCGGGAGAGGATCGGCTGGCCGTCGGCCTGCACGAACGGGAACGACGGCTCCGCTAAGGCGCAACCCGGATTCGCTGGATTGGGAGTGCGGTGACGCATGATGTCCCGTTGCCGATCGCGAGGTGCACCGCCTGCATGCCCCATGCATGCATCGCGGAAAGCACGGCACGTTATCGGTAACGCGCCGGCTGGAGAGAGATATAACGCACCCTAAAATCCCCGTCAACAAGCGGATTTAGATCGATTTTTCCGCTGCGGCGCAGCAATGGCACGCCGGATCAGAACGCTGCGTTCCACCCGAGGTTGATCCAATGCGATGGATGCCGGCTTCGCTCACTGCCCGCGACAAGATCAAGACTCGACTCGCCGAAGGCCAGGCGCACACCGCCCTGGTCGGTGATCGTCTTGCGCGTCCACATGCGTTCGACAAGCAGCGTCCAGCGGGTGGTCAACGCGAAGTCGAGCCCGAAGCCCAGCAGGCTGTGCGTGGATTCGCCGCGCACACGATCCGCGCCAGCGTTCAGCGCAACCATAAACCGGCGCGCATCGTCGAGGCCGAAGGTCGTCGCGACATACGCCTGCACGTCATCCCGGCGACCATGCAGCCAGGTCGCTGCCGTCGCCACGGCGACGCCCACGCCTTTGTCGTCACCGTTACGCAATTGCCATTTGATCGCGGGATTCACACCCGGACCGTAGATGCCGTGTCCCGTATTGAGCGTGACACCGAACTCGACGGGGCCGACACCACAGGCGGGCACCGTATAGAGACCGTTGCTCCCGTGCGACCACTCGCGCAGCCAGGACTCCAGCTGGCACTTGCCATCGCCTGCGACGGACGCGTCGTCGACGTTATAGCTGCCGCCCTCGGCGCGCACCTGCGTACCGAAAAGAAGCACGCTTGCAGACGCTAGCGCGCAGCGAAAAAAAACGCCGCGGCGAACTCGCATTCGGCGCGGCGCATAAAGCCGGCATCTGGGGGATATGGGCGATGCCGGAGTCAGCGTAGCGGCATATCGGAGCATGTCTTTAATCCGTTCGGCATATTCGCGATATGCGCATTTCTGTCATTTGGTAGCCTGCACTGGCGCGCTCTGCGCGACCACGGCGGGCGGTAGCAACTTATCCTGCGCCGCCCGTATGACAGTGCCGATAATGATGATCGCGAGGGCGACGTTCGTGATAACGAACAACACTGGCGCAAGCTCCGCGATGGCGCCGGTAACGCCGCGCGAAGTCATGCCGATCGCCGTCCCGGATAAGGCGGTAAGGCCGAACGTAAACGCCCAGTAGCTCGGTGCGAACGGCTGCTGCATGATCCACGGCAATAAGCGAATCATCAGGAACAACTGCACGAGGCCGTAACCCCACGCCGCCTGCACCAGTAATTCCGGCGCACCTTCCGTGTTGGCAAGCCACGCCGCCACCGCGACAACGGGCGGCGCAAGCTGGATACCGAGCGTGGGCCGCAACGCCACCGGCAACGCTTGTGCATGGAACAGGCGGTTCACGATGACCGATTCGAGCGCGAGCCACGCGAATACGCCGGCGCCGAAGAACAACACGCCCCACGACGGGTAGCCAAGCGTACCCGCGGTAATGGCTGTTATGAAATTACCCGCGACCGATGGCAGATAGATCACCGGAGTCACCGTGGTCACTTCGCGGCCACCCTGCAGCATGTCACCGACGCGCCAGATGCTGAAAAGCACATGGCCCGCGCCGCCCACGATGAGTGCGACCACAGCGAGTGCATGCGCGTGGGGCGCCAGGACGACACCCATCAATGCCGTGGTGGAAGGCACCAACCCGATGAAGCAGCACTGCACCGGATGCTTCGCCTCCTCGAGCGCCGCATCGCGATGGCCTAGCCACTTCACGGCGTAGCTCAGGATCAACACAGCCCACACCACGAACGCCACGGCCATGATCGTCTCACCGATCGCGGGCGGCACGCCCCACAGGCGAGCGGCGTTACGCCAGTTGCCGCCCAGGCCGACGAGGCCCAGGACCATGCCAAAGAACGATGCGGGAATCGAGCGGCGAAGCAGCATGGCAGGCCTCATGGGGGCAGAAAGCGCCCACTATCTTGAGGCCGCCGGGGGGCGTCTTGGCAAATGCCGTTATGCGGTCATCACGGCGATCAGTCCTTCACCCAGAGGCCGGCGTGGAATACCCAGCGCCCCTTGCGGTTCTCCCAGAACGGGTGGACGTAGTGATAGCCCTCACGGACACGCTCCCAATGGCCGCGCACCGGCTCGTAGTCATGCCCGTCCCATTTCCAGTAGCCGCGAGCCCAGACCCAACCGACTCGCTCTGCGGGCTCATCTTCGGTCGGGTGCTGCGGGGGCTCGTGGTCCACGACCACCAGGGTTTCGTTGCGCGCGAGCTTCGGCTGCGGGGCGCAAGCGGAAACCGTCAGGGCGGCGGCCATGGTGAGGAGGGACAGGACGGGCGAGAGGCGCATAGGGATCTGGGAAGGCATGGAGTGAGAATAAAACCAGCCAACGCTTTCCCGTCCATTTCGTTACATCCCCGCCTCGCCGTCATTCGGCATGGATTCATCCATCCTCACCGGCCATCGACATGCGCGGCCAGAGAGTACAGGCATGAAGATCGCCACCTTCAACGTCAACGGGATCACCGCCCGCTTGCCGCACCTGCTGGAGTGGCTCGAGCGTGAGCAACCGGATGTCGCCTGCCTGCAGGAACTCAAGGCCCAGGATCGCGCTTTTCCCCTGCAAGCGATCCACGACGCCGGATACGGAGCCGTATGGTCCGGGCAAGCCTCCTGGAATGGCGTCGCCATCCTTTCCCGCGGGGAAGACCCGATCGAAAGCCGGCGCAGCCTGCCGGGCGATGACCGCGACGTGCATAGCCGCTACATCGAAGCGCTGGCGCACGGCGTCCTCGTAGGCTGCATCTACCTGCCCAACGGCAACCCGCGCCCGGGACCCAAGTTCGACTACAAGCTCGCGTGGTTTGAACGGCTTATTGCGTATGCGAAACCCCTGTTCGAAACGGGCTACCCGATAGTCCTGGCCGGCGACTACAACGTCGTCCCCACCGACCACGATATCTACGACCCAAAAAACTGGCGGCGCGACGCCCTCCTGCAGCCAGAATCCCGCGATGCCTATGCCCGGCTCCTTGCCCAGGGTTGGACGGATGCGCTGCGGGCCATGCACCCGGACGCCCACATGTATACGTTCTGGGACTACTTCCGCCAGCACTGGCCGCGCAACCGCGGCCTGCGCATCGACCACCTGTTGCTGTCCGCGGATCTGGCAAGACGGCTGAAGAACGCGGGCGTGGACCGCTGGGTTCGCGACCTGCCCAAAGCCAGCGACCACGCGCCCACGTGGGTCGAATTGCGTCCTGACCCCGGCGCGAAGGCACGGCGCTGAACCGTCACCGGGCGTCGTGTCACATATCCGCCAAAAAAGCGAAGCACAGCCCTTCGGGGTTTGCTAGATTCGCCCCAACACGGCCACCAGCACGTCCATGCCCCACGAGCGCCACGCACGGCTCACCCGTCTCGTCGATCGCAGTAGCAAGGCCAGCGTGGCCCTGGTGGTCCTCCTGACGCTCGCGGGCGTGGGCACCGGCCTGGGCCTGCTGGCGACCCAGCGCGTGGTCGGCAAGCGCTACGAGGTGCTGATCGCGACCCAGTCCATCGCCCAGGATGTCCATGACATGCGCGTGGCCGTCGGCGCGTGGGTGCTACGCGACGACCCCAATGCGGCCGCGGGCTGGCACCAGGCGATCGCCGCTGCTCATGAGCATGTCGCCACGCTGCAGGACAGCCTCGGCACCGACGCCCATGAACGCACGCTGGTGACTACCCTGCAACGCAGCCTGCAGGAGCGTGTGGACACCGCCGCCCCATTGCTGGCCCGCTCGGCCGCCAACGAGCGGGCGCGGCGCATCGAAGAGCTGATGGGTGCCGACTACCAGTCGCGCAACGACGCGGTGGCCCGCGACGTGCAGGCGCTGGCCATGTACGAGCGCTCGCGCCTTCAGCGCGGGCAATTCCGGCAGGGCCTGGTCCTTTCGATCGCCGGCGCTATCCTCATTGCCCTGGTCGCCTGGTCCGTCGTCACCTTCCGTCGCTCCCGGCGCATGGTGCGCAGCCTGCTGGACGGCTGGCGCGATGCCCTCGACGCCACGGAGCGCGGGCGCGGCGAACTCCAGGCCTTCACTGATGCCGCACCGCTGGCCGTCTTCCACGTCGACGCCATGGGCGTACCGCAATGGCAGAACGCCCAGGCAAACGCGTGGGTCGGCGCCCGGACCGGTCCAGACGTCGCCCGCTTCATGCGCGAGAACATTGAAGACACCGACCAGGAGCGCGTCATCGACGCCTGGCGCCGGCTCGTCACCACCGGCGAGCGCTTCGAGCAGGTCTTTCGCTTCCGCGGCACGGATGGCCTCACCATCTGGGCGCATGCCCACGCGACGCCGGTCAAGGCGGCGGGCGCCACCAACGGCTTCGTCGCCGTGCTGCAGGACATCACTGGCGCCCGCATGCTGCAGGAGGAGCTCGACCAGTCGCGCAAGCGCCTGCGCCGCCTGACGGATTCCATTCCCGCCCTGATCGGCCGCCTTGACGATACGGAGACCTACCGCTTCGCGAACGACACCTACCGCCAGTGGTTCGGCGAAGCGGCGCCGCGCGTCGGCCAGACCCTGCGCGAGTTCGTTGGCGAGGCGAACTACCAGCGTCTTGTGCCGCGGCTCGCACGCGTACGCAACGGCCAGACGGTGCGCTTCGAGATGGACCAGATGAAGCTGCATGGCAAGTACTTCACGGGCGACGTGACGTACACGCCCGAGTTCGACGATGGCGGGGTGTTCCGTGGTTTCTATGTGATGGTCACCGACGTCAGCGAACGCAAAAGGCTGGAAGAGAGCCTGTTCGCCGCGAAGGAACTGGCCCAGGTCACCCTGGATTCGATTGGCGATGCGGTGCTCACCACCGATACCACCGGCACCATTACCTTCCTCAACCAGCGTGCGGAGTCCCTGCTGCTCCGGCCGGCCATGCGCGCCCGCGGGATGGCTATCGAGTCGGTAGTGCAGTTGCGTGACCGCCACGACCAGCCCAGCGAGAGCTCGCTGATGCGGGCGATCACCGAAGAGCGCACCGTCGATATGCTGCAGCCACGCCAGCTCCTGCTGGCGGACGGTACGCGCCTGGATATCGAAGACGTCGCCGCGCCAATCCGCGATCGCGACGGGCACGTCGTCGGCGGCGTGCTGGTCTTGCGCGATGTGTCCGTCGCCCGCGCTGTCGCCGACCGCATGCGCCATCTCGCCGAGTCAGACACGCTGACCGGCCTGCCCAACCGCATGGTATTCGAAGAGCGCCTGAAGGCTGCCCTCGCCCACCTCAAGGCCGGCGACAGCCTCGCCGTCCTTTACATGGATCTGGATGGGTTCAAGGCAGTTAACGACATCCATGGCCATGCCGCCGGTGACGAACTGCTCCGCCAGTTCGCCGAGCGGCTGATACGCCGGACGCGCAAGGCCGACACGGTGTGCCGGCTCGGTGGCGATGAGTTCGTCGCCCTTCTCGCGCCGCCCATCTCGCTGCGCGAGGCGATGGTGCGCGCCGAAGACTTCGTGGACGCGGCCAGCCAGCCGTTCTTCTGGAATGGCCTGCCGCTGCACGTGACGGTGAGTATCGGCATCTCGACCGCGCCGCAGCACGGCGTGGATGCGATCGCGCTGGTCCGCCGGGCGGATGATGCGCTTTATGAGGCCAAGGCTAGTGGGAAGAATAAGGTGGCTGTGCTTTGAGGTCCTACAAAAGCGATAGTGCGGCTTGTTTGCCGGAGGCAAGGATTTCTTCGGACATCGCGTTGTCCTTGGTCGCACGGGCCATTTGCAGCGCACCGTTGATCAGGGCGTAGAGCGCGATCGCCTTACCCCGCGCCTCGCTCGCGGGCAGCCCCGGCCATTGCTCGGCAAGGCGGCTGACCAGGCGGTCCATGCCTTCGGCGAACGCCTCCCTGACCGGCTCGGAGCGCCGGGCCACATCCGCCACCAGCGTCGCGATGGGGCAACCCGCCTGGGGATTGTCGCGATGGCGGGTCGAGAGGTACGACTCGATGTACGCCTGCGTGCTTCCACCCGTGGCGATACGCTCGTTGAGGAAATCCAGGCGCTCGGCCATGGCATACGCCACGACCTCGCGCGCCAGGTCTTCCTTGGAACTGAAGTGGTTGAAGAAGGCGCCGTTGGTCAAGCCGGCGCCCTGCATCACCGAGGCGATGCCCTCGCCTTCAAACCCGCGCTCGCGGAAATTCTGCGCCGCGACCTCGATGATGCGCTGGCGGGTCTTTTCTTTGTGGTCTTTCGCATACCGCATGATTCACCTCGATACATCCGCCACCTTGTCGGCTGGCACATCCCAACCGCCACCGAGCGCCCGGAACGCACTGACCGCAGCACGCGCATCGTCAGCGCGTACGCGCGCCAGCAGGTCACGCGAGGCCAGTAGCTGGCGGTCTTCGTCCAGCACTTCCAGCAAGCTTACGGCACCGCCCTTGTAAGCATCCTGTGCCGCGTCACGTGCGCGCGTGTGCGCGGCCACTTCGTTCTCAAGCACCGCATGCTGCGCCTCGAGCTGGGTGAGCGCCACGATCGCATTCTCTACGTCCTCGGTCGCCTTCAGCATCGAGCCACGATACGTCGCCAGCGCCTCGGCATTCGCTCCGCGCGCCTGCTTTACCTCGGCATCGACGCGGCCGAAGTCGAAAAGACGCCAGTGCAGGCCCAGCGCCCCTTGCGACTGCAACGCCGAACCGGTGAACAGCTTGCCGCTATCGAGCGAGGCGAAGCCGAGCAGCCCGGACAACGAGACCTGCGGATAGTACTGCGCCAGCGCCACGCCGATGCGCGCGTTGCTCGCCGCCAGCGTGCGTTCGGCAGCGATCACGTCAGGGCGGCGGCGCAGGAGTGACGCGGGGCCACCCGCGCCAGCCACGCTCGGGATATGGAAGCCTGCCGGCGCCGAGGCGATCTCTCGCGCGTAGGTGCCGGGCGCCGCGCCCATCAGGACATCGAGGCGGTTGAGCTGGGTATCCAGCTCGGCCTGTAGCGGTGGCACCGTCCCCTGCGCCTGCAGGAGCAGCGCTTCTGACTGGGCGACTTCCCGCTCGGTCCCAAGGCCATGCAGGAAGCGAAGGCGTACCAGATCGACCAGACCCTGCTCGTTCTGGATCTGCTCATTGGCAATCGCGATACGGGCCTGCGCGCCGCGCACACGGAAATAGGCATCCGCCGCCTCGGCGGCCAGGGTGATCCGCACGCCCGCGTGCGTGGCCTCCGCCGCCTGCCATGCCGCATTGGCAGCCTCGTCACCGCGACGCAGGCCGCCGGCAAGATCGAGCTCCCAGCTCGCGCCGACGCCAGCATCTTCATAGGTCTGGTTACGGTCGTAGTTCGGCGTCGCGCTGGCGAGCTTGCCAAGCGGGCTGCGTTCCGACTGGCGCAGCCGGGCCGCATTCGCATCGAGGCTACCCTCCGGAAGACGATCAGCATGGGCATGCTGGGCAGCGGCACTCGCCTGCTGCACGCGCGCGGCCGACGCGGCGAGGTCAAGGTTCTGTTCGAGCACCCGGCCGATGATGGTGCTGAGCTCCGGGTCGTCAAAGCCATGCCACCAGGCTTCCAGGCCCGGCGCGGGCGCTTCGGCCACGCGGTGATCCAGCGCGTCCTGCTGGTGCCATGTCGATGCCGCCGGCAGGCTGGGCTTCACGTAATCGGGGCCCACCGTGCAGCCGGCAAGTAGCGTGGTGAACATCAGGGGGAGCAGTTTAATGCGCATCGGCGGAAGGACCTTTCGGGGGCTGTACCTTGCGCATCAACGGCACCATGGCGGTGGCGAGCACAAAGCACAACATGATGGAAAAGAAGGCATCGCTGTAAGTCATGGTCTGGGCTTCGCGATAGGTGAGTTGCCATAGCTGGCGCAACGCCGCGCCCGAGGCCTGTGCCGCGCCGTCCATGCCCGACAACAGGCTGTTCATGGCTTCGTTCGCGGGAGTCAGGTGCTCGGCCAGGCGCTGGAAATGCAGGTTGGTGCGGTCGTTGAGGATCGTGGCGCACGCAGCAATACCGATCGCGCCACCCAGGTTGCGCATGGTGTTGAACAAGCCCGAGGCATGGCGAAGGCGCGCCGGCGGCAAACCGCCCAGGGTCAGCGTCACCACCGGCGGGACTGCGAGCTGCTGCGCGGCGCCGCGCAGGGCCTGCGGCAACAACAGCTCCGTGCCGCTCCAGTCGTGCGTGATCGGGGTGAACTCGAACATGGAGATGGCGAATAGCGCCATGCCCACCATCATCAGCCAGCGCAGGTCCACGCGATTGGCCAGGAAGGTGTAGACCGGGATCGTCAGGATCTGGAACACGCCGGTGGAGAACACCGCCTTGCCAATCTGGAAAGCGCTATAGCCTTCCACGCGCCCCAGGAAAAGCGGCGTCAGGTAAATCGTCGCGAACAGGCCGATACCGGTAACGAAGGAGAAGAACGAGCCGAGCGCGAAGTTGCGGTCCTTCAGCGCGCGCAGGTCCACCACCGGGTGCTCGGCGGTGAGCTCCCGCCAGATGAACAACACGCCGGCGATCATCGTGGTCCACGCCGTGGTCCGGATGACACTGTCTTCCATCCAGTTCCAGCGCGGCCCCTCTTCGAGCGTGTACTCCAGGCAACCCAGGAACACGGCGATCAGCACGATGCCGGCCCAGTCACCCAGCTTCAGCAGCCCCAGATCGGGCTCATCGATCTTGACCAGTGCAGGCACAGCCACGGTCACGAAGATGCCCGGCACCAGGTTGATGAAGAACAGCCAGTGCCATGAATAGTTATCGGTGATCCACCCGCCAAGCGTCGGCCCGAGGGTCGGCGCCAGCGACGCGAGCGCGCCGATCGTGGCCGCCGCGATGACGCGCTGCTTCCCTTCGAAGAAGACGAACGCCGTGGTGAACACCATCGGGATCATGGAGCCGCCGATGAAGCCCTGCGCGGCGCGGAACACGATCATGCTCTGGATATCCCAGGCGATGCCGCACAACAGGCTGGTGAGCGTGAACCCGGCGGCAGATACCGCGAACAGCCAGCGCGTCGAGAACACGCGCGAGAGCCAGCCCGATAGCGGGATCACGACGATCTCGGCGATCAGGTAGCTGGTCTGCACCCAGGCCGTATCGTCGGCACCCGCCGACAGGCCGCCGCCAATATCGCGCAGCGATGCCGAGACGATCTGGATATCGAGCAGCGCGATGAACATGCCCACGCACATGCTGGCGAAGGCAAAGATCTTCTGGCCCGGGGTAAGGTGGGCAACGGGGCTCATGGCGCTTTGGTATCAATCGTGGCGGTGACCGAGAGGCCCGGACGCAGCACGCCAAGATCGCCATCCTTGCCATCCAGCGTGACGCGCACGGGCACGCGCTGCACGATCTTGGTGAAGTTGCCCGTGGCGTTTTCAGGCGGCAGCACGCTGAACTGCGCGCCCGTCGCCGGGGCGAGCGATGCGATGTGCCCATGGAACGGCTGGCCGGGCAGGATATCCGCGCGCACCTCGACGGCCTGCCCCACCTTCATCCCGGCAAGCTGGTCTTCCTTGAAGTTGGCGTCCACCCACAAGCCATGCGCAGGCACCACCGCCAGCATGGGGCTACCGGCGGAAACGAAGGCACCGACCCGCGCACGGCGATTACCGATCGTGCCATCCACGGGCGCCCGGACTTCGGTGTAGGAGAGGTCGAGCCGGGCGCTATCCGCCTGGGCGCGTGCCTGAGCCAGAGCCGCTTCGGCCTGGCGCTTCTGGGTGTCGATCACATCGAGCTGGCGGCGCGCGGCTTCGACCGCGGCGCCAGCCTTCTGACCATCGGCGGTCGCGGTCTGCGCCGCGGCACGCGCACGCTGAGCCGCTTCCACGGACACGGCAGCCCGGCTGACGAGATCGCCGTAACGGGCATCGTCGAGGTGGGCCCGGTTGACCTCCGCATCTGCCGCCGCCTTGGCGGCCTCAGCCTGGTGGATCACGCTTTGCTGCAGGGCCGCTACCGCATCGAGGTTGCGCAACGCCGCCTCCTGCGCGGCCACGGCCGCATCTGCCTTGGCGGCGGCAGCGCGGTAGTCGCGGTCATCGATCCGCACCAGCAGGTCGCCCTTGTGCACCGCCTGGTTGTCGGTCACCGCGACGGTCTGGATATACCCCGCCACCTTGGAGCCGATCACCGTGACATCGCCACCCACGTAGGCATCGTCGGTGTCCTGGATAAAGCGGCCCGTGGTCCACCAGTGCGCGCCATAGGCCAGCACCCCGGCAAGGACGACCACGCCGGCGGCGAGTTTGAGCGGTTTGGCACGCCGGGCCGGAACGGCGGGCGAATCGATGACAGCGGACACGGGAGCACCCTTCAGTAGTTGAATTATGCTCGTACGTTTATGAGCGCCCGGACAGGAATCAAGGGGGCAGGCAAAAAA
This genomic interval carries:
- the tehA gene encoding dicarboxylate transporter/tellurite-resistance protein TehA, yielding MLLRRSIPASFFGMVLGLVGLGGNWRNAARLWGVPPAIGETIMAVAFVVWAVLILSYAVKWLGHRDAALEEAKHPVQCCFIGLVPSTTALMGVVLAPHAHALAVVALIVGGAGHVLFSIWRVGDMLQGGREVTTVTPVIYLPSVAGNFITAITAGTLGYPSWGVLFFGAGVFAWLALESVIVNRLFHAQALPVALRPTLGIQLAPPVVAVAAWLANTEGAPELLVQAAWGYGLVQLFLMIRLLPWIMQQPFAPSYWAFTFGLTALSGTAIGMTSRGVTGAIAELAPVLFVITNVALAIIIIGTVIRAAQDKLLPPAVVAQSAPVQATK
- a CDS encoding YXWGXW repeat-containing protein — encoded protein: MPSQIPMRLSPVLSLLTMAAALTVSACAPQPKLARNETLVVVDHEPPQHPTEDEPAERVGWVWARGYWKWDGHDYEPVRGHWERVREGYHYVHPFWENRKGRWVFHAGLWVKD
- a CDS encoding sensor domain-containing protein, whose product is MPHERHARLTRLVDRSSKASVALVVLLTLAGVGTGLGLLATQRVVGKRYEVLIATQSIAQDVHDMRVAVGAWVLRDDPNAAAGWHQAIAAAHEHVATLQDSLGTDAHERTLVTTLQRSLQERVDTAAPLLARSAANERARRIEELMGADYQSRNDAVARDVQALAMYERSRLQRGQFRQGLVLSIAGAILIALVAWSVVTFRRSRRMVRSLLDGWRDALDATERGRGELQAFTDAAPLAVFHVDAMGVPQWQNAQANAWVGARTGPDVARFMRENIEDTDQERVIDAWRRLVTTGERFEQVFRFRGTDGLTIWAHAHATPVKAAGATNGFVAVLQDITGARMLQEELDQSRKRLRRLTDSIPALIGRLDDTETYRFANDTYRQWFGEAAPRVGQTLREFVGEANYQRLVPRLARVRNGQTVRFEMDQMKLHGKYFTGDVTYTPEFDDGGVFRGFYVMVTDVSERKRLEESLFAAKELAQVTLDSIGDAVLTTDTTGTITFLNQRAESLLLRPAMRARGMAIESVVQLRDRHDQPSESSLMRAITEERTVDMLQPRQLLLADGTRLDIEDVAAPIRDRDGHVVGGVLVLRDVSVARAVADRMRHLAESDTLTGLPNRMVFEERLKAALAHLKAGDSLAVLYMDLDGFKAVNDIHGHAAGDELLRQFAERLIRRTRKADTVCRLGGDEFVALLAPPISLREAMVRAEDFVDAASQPFFWNGLPLHVTVSIGISTAPQHGVDAIALVRRADDALYEAKASGKNKVAVL
- a CDS encoding TetR/AcrR family transcriptional regulator, translated to MRYAKDHKEKTRQRIIEVAAQNFRERGFEGEGIASVMQGAGLTNGAFFNHFSSKEDLAREVVAYAMAERLDFLNERIATGGSTQAYIESYLSTRHRDNPQAGCPIATLVADVARRSEPVREAFAEGMDRLVSRLAEQWPGLPASEARGKAIALYALINGALQMARATKDNAMSEEILASGKQAALSLL
- a CDS encoding efflux transporter outer membrane subunit — its product is MRIKLLPLMFTTLLAGCTVGPDYVKPSLPAASTWHQQDALDHRVAEAPAPGLEAWWHGFDDPELSTIIGRVLEQNLDLAASAARVQQASAAAQHAHADRLPEGSLDANAARLRQSERSPLGKLASATPNYDRNQTYEDAGVGASWELDLAGGLRRGDEAANAAWQAAEATHAGVRITLAAEAADAYFRVRGAQARIAIANEQIQNEQGLVDLVRLRFLHGLGTEREVAQSEALLLQAQGTVPPLQAELDTQLNRLDVLMGAAPGTYAREIASAPAGFHIPSVAGAGGPASLLRRRPDVIAAERTLAASNARIGVALAQYYPQVSLSGLLGFASLDSGKLFTGSALQSQGALGLHWRLFDFGRVDAEVKQARGANAEALATYRGSMLKATEDVENAIVALTQLEAQHAVLENEVAAHTRARDAAQDAYKGGAVSLLEVLDEDRQLLASRDLLARVRADDARAAVSAFRALGGGWDVPADKVADVSR
- a CDS encoding DHA2 family efflux MFS transporter permease subunit is translated as MSPVAHLTPGQKIFAFASMCVGMFIALLDIQIVSASLRDIGGGLSAGADDTAWVQTSYLIAEIVVIPLSGWLSRVFSTRWLFAVSAAGFTLTSLLCGIAWDIQSMIVFRAAQGFIGGSMIPMVFTTAFVFFEGKQRVIAAATIGALASLAPTLGPTLGGWITDNYSWHWLFFINLVPGIFVTVAVPALVKIDEPDLGLLKLGDWAGIVLIAVFLGCLEYTLEEGPRWNWMEDSVIRTTAWTTMIAGVLFIWRELTAEHPVVDLRALKDRNFALGSFFSFVTGIGLFATIYLTPLFLGRVEGYSAFQIGKAVFSTGVFQILTIPVYTFLANRVDLRWLMMVGMALFAISMFEFTPITHDWSGTELLLPQALRGAAQQLAVPPVVTLTLGGLPPARLRHASGLFNTMRNLGGAIGIAACATILNDRTNLHFQRLAEHLTPANEAMNSLLSGMDGAAQASGAALRQLWQLTYREAQTMTYSDAFFSIMLCFVLATAMVPLMRKVQPPKGPSADAH
- a CDS encoding HlyD family secretion protein; translation: MSAVIDSPAVPARRAKPLKLAAGVVVLAGVLAYGAHWWTTGRFIQDTDDAYVGGDVTVIGSKVAGYIQTVAVTDNQAVHKGDLLVRIDDRDYRAAAAKADAAVAAQEAALRNLDAVAALQQSVIHQAEAAKAAADAEVNRAHLDDARYGDLVSRAAVSVEAAQRARAAAQTATADGQKAGAAVEAARRQLDVIDTQKRQAEAALAQARAQADSARLDLSYTEVRAPVDGTIGNRRARVGAFVSAGSPMLAVVPAHGLWVDANFKEDQLAGMKVGQAVEVRADILPGQPFHGHIASLAPATGAQFSVLPPENATGNFTKIVQRVPVRVTLDGKDGDLGVLRPGLSVTATIDTKAP